The DNA region TAGACATAGAGTCCACTGAGTGATTGTGTTAAAGGCTAGAAAGTTCGGTCAAATTCATCAAGGATATGGAAAGAGCTATGGGATAATTTAAATTACATGTTTTGGTGTacaaatttttatcatttggtatcagagtcaGGTTTTCCTCTGCCCAGCTGTACATGGGTAGTTTTTTTCAATAGACATTGCAAccatactttaaaaaaaaaaacatttattgccTTTTCAAACCGTAAAAGGATTTTTCTTTTGGTATTATATTATGtatgtgtttttgttgttgcatatcatattagtaatgatatattttatggAGTAGCCATAGCATACATTTTAAGATTATACTTACAAGAATCACATGAGGATTAATATGATAActtataattgattatgtttacTATATTGAATTTTCCCACatgaatttattataattttcatgaTTAATTAGGATGACAtaaatttttctcttaattaacCCACAAGTATTAGGAGATGCAATGATAATTTATGAGTTTCATCATAAAGAAATAAAGTGAATTTTTCTGCGTTAGAATCTTAACCCACAGGTAGATTTTGATGACATATTGATCCACatgcattttaaattattataagcaTTGATATTTGGTTACATATTACAGTTCAATCTTTGATAATCTCCGATGATAAAAATGAGACTCCCATATTGACGGGAAAAACTATAAGCAATGGAAGGAGCAAGTTCTTTTCCATTTAGGGGTTGCTGACCTTGATTATGCTCTCCGTAGGGATGAACCAACTGAGCTTACAGATTCTAGCACTTCAGAAGAAACTGCGTTATACGAACGATGGGAAAGATCTAACTGTCTTTCTATTATGTTCATCAAGATGAGTATCTCTGCTAGtatccgtggttcaattccagAATGCCAAAATGTCAAGGATTTCATGAAAGTCATAGATGAACAGTTTGAAAGTTCTGAGAAGGCCTTGGCTAGCACCCTAATGTCTAAGTTGTTATCTATGAGGCTCAACTTAAGTCGCTCCAGGTTGAAATTTTTGAGTCATTCATGGTGCACCTAATTTTGAATTCACTCCCATCACAGGATGGTCCTTTCAAAATATCATAcaacatacataaaaaaatggtCAATCAATGAACTTCTGACCATATGTGTCTAGGAGGAAGGGAGAGTTTCTCAAGAAATTGGTAAAGGTGCTCTTACCATGAGTCAAGATAAggggaagaaggaaaaaaaccaTATACCTCCTATTGCCAAAATTAAAAAGGAGTCTAggtgttttttttgtaaaaagaaaggGCACCTGGAAAAGGACTACCATAAAGATAAGGCTTGGCTTGGAAAAAAGggtaattatttttcctttgtatgttttgaatctaATATGGCTAATATTTGTCATGATACATGGTTTATTGACTCTAGATCTATGATTCATATTTCTAATACCATGCAGGACTTCTCAAGCCAGAGGGAGCCAAATGAAGGTGAGCGATTCATCTACTCTGGGAATTGGATGCGTTCGCATGTGGCGGCTATTGACACATGTAGACTTAATTTAGGATTtggatttgttttttaattgaataatgtCTTTTATATTCATGAATTTTTCaggaatttaatttttgtttatagacTTGTTCCTTTGGGTTATTCAATAAAGTTTAACACATCCGGATTTGATTTATTGTTTAAGTCTACTATTATTGGAAAAGGTGTGTTGAATGACGGtttgttcaaaattaatttatctaacACGATTCCATATAATTTGATGGCTACACAAGAAAACGCTAGTATTATGGCATAGGAGACTAGGACATATCTCCATAGAAAGAATTAAAAGGCTAGTGAATGATGGAGTACTTGAGACTCTTGACTTTACTGATTTTAGCACTTGTGTAGACTGCATAAAGGGAAAGCGAACTAACaagacaaagaaaaatgtcaagagaagttcagaaatattaaaaattatacatactGACATTTGTTGCCCCGATATGGACTCACATggccaaaaatattttatctctttcatAGACGATTCTCATGATACATGTATCTTTACTTGCTTGATAATAAATATGAAGCATTGGATGCCTTTAAGATTTTCAAGGCAGAAGTAGAGAAACAATGtggaaaacaaataaagattgtgagatcagatagaggaGGTGAATTTTATGGCAAATACACTGAAAATGGACAAGCACCTGGTCCTTTtgcaaagtttcttcaagaGCATGGTATTGTGGCCCAATACACCATGCCTggctcaccgaatcaaaatggTGTGGCTGAAAGAAAAAATCGAACATTTATGGATATGGTAAGAAGTATGCTTAGCAATTCCAAACTTTCTCATTCATTATGGAATGAGGCTCTTAAGACAACTGTGTACATACGAAATCGGGTACCAACAAAGGCGGTCCTTAAAACCCCATTTGAATTATTGAAAGGTTGGAAGCCAAGTTTAAAACATCTGCGTGTTTGGGTTGCTCATCTGAAGTTAGGATTTATAATCCAAATGAAAAGAAGCTGCACCCAAGGACCATTAGTgcatatttcattggttatgctGAAAGGTCTAAGGGGTATAGATTTTACTGTCCAACTCATAGCACTAGAATTATTGAGTCAAGAAATGCAAAGTTTCTAGAAAATGATGTGGCTAGTGGGAGTGATTTAACTAAAGGCATTGGTCTTGAGAAAAATCAATACGAGGGAGCAGTTCCTACATCAAGTTATAAGCTTGTGGTTTTTAGCGATACTCaccaaaattgtgtaacacAAGCTCCACATCAAGTTGATCATGTCCTAGAAGATCCAGTTGAACAACATCAAACACAAAATGTTGAGCAACTTTTTGAACAACATCAAACACAAGATGTTGAACAACCTGTTGAACAACAACCAAAAGGTGTGGATGTAACATTGAGAAGATCAACTAGAATAAAGAAACCTGTaattcctagtgattatcaTGTGTATTCACAAGAGTCTCAATATGACTTTGGAGTTGAAAATGATCCTGAGTCATTTTTGCAAGCAATTAACAGTTGTGATTCTAAGCTATGGTATGATGCTATGAAAGATGAATTGGAATCTATGGTAAATAATAAAGTATGGGATCTTGTAGAGTTTCCTAATGGGATAAAGCCTATTGGATGTAAATGGGTTTTCAAAACCAAGAAGGATTCATTAGGTAACATTGAGAGACACAAGGCTCGATTCCAAAGGATTCGCTCAACGGGAAGGAGTTGACTACAGAGaaaccttttctcttttatccaTGAAGGATTCCTTACGCATCATAATggcattagttgctcattttgacTTGGAAttacatcaaatggatgtgaaaatggCTTTTCTAAATGGTGACTTAGAAGAAGAAGTTTATATTACATAACCCGAAGGTTTTTCCTCTAGTGATGGGGCTCACTTGGTTTGCAAGCTCAAGAAATGAATATATGGACTAAAATAGGCATCATGTCAATGGTATTTGAAATTCTATAGTGTCATCTCATCATTTGGTTTTGTTGAGAATAATATGGATAGATGCATATGCCACAAGATCAGTGggagtaaaataatatttttagtcttaTATGTGGATGATATACTTCTTGCAACCAATGATTTTGGGATGTTACATGAAGTGAAACAATTCCTTTCTAAGAATTTTGATATGAATGATATGGGGGAGGCAGCATATGTCATTGGCATAGAGATCCATAGAAACCGATCTCAAGGAATTCTTGGCTTGTCTCAAAAGGCCTatattaataaagttctagaaAGATTTCGGATTAAAGATTGTTCAGCCAACATGGCACCTATTGTGAAAGGTGATAGATTCAATTTGAATCAATGTCCTAAAAATGAGCTTGAAAGGGAACAAATGAGAAACATTCCATATACTTTCATTATAGGAAGCCTTATGTATGCGCAGGTGTGTACAAGACCTAACATTGCTTTTGTGGTTGGAATGCTTGAgagatatcaaagtaatccaggAATAGAGCACTGGACAGCTGCAAAGAAAGTGTTAATATATCTTCAAGGAACCAAAGATTGcaagcttatatatatatatcaaagatTTGACAATTTAGAAGTTGTCGGCTATTCAGACTCGGACTTTGCTAGTTGCGTTGACTCTCGTAGGTCGACATCTGGATACATTTTCATGATGACTGATGGAGCAATATCTTGGAGAAGTGCAAAACAATCATTAGTTGCCACTTCTACCATGGAGactgattttatttcattattgaaGCGACATCACAGGGTATTTGGTTCAAAAGTTTCATGGTCAGTCTCCAAGTGATTGATTCTATTCCTAGACCGTTAAAGATATATTGTGATAATTCAAACTGTTGTTTTTCtggctaaaaataataaaagtggaATTCGAAGCAAACACATTGACATTAAGTATTTAGCCATGAGGGAACGTGTCAATGCAAATGAAATCATCATTGAAAACATCAATACTTAACTAATGATTGTGGATCCATTGACAAAAGGCATGCAAGCAAAGTCATTGAAGGATCATGTTAAGAGTATGGGACTTGATTCTGTCATATAAAGTTCCTTTTGTAGTGAAACTTtagttatttgtttgtcttctcaTTTTGTTGTATACATTTTTGTTGTTGAGAAAGACGTGTAATTTGGATTCTAAATATTGAACATGTTCATTCAGTTAAATTGTTGATTTTACTAAGAGTGATTACATTTAATACATGGAagataataatcatttttagagAACCTATCACCATGATTCATGTGATTAGCATCTTGGGTGTGAGCATAAAGTTATCAATGTTGTAGATATCATAAAGTGTGAGAAACATTGGACTAAGTGAGAGAATGCTAGTTTTGATTTTGAGATCAAAATTAGAGTGGTTCTAATTTTTCTCACCCACCTTTCTGTTTTCTCAATCACTTGACTCAGTCATATTTGGTAACaacattttagttttaattataaagTTGTTGAGAGAGAATATTTACATCCTGATATTATAGAATCATTTTTTATGATGAATAAAATCTGATCTATATAAATAGACATAGAGTTCCTAGTCTAAACACGTCAGAAATAATACCCATCCATTCCATATGAGTAATTGTGTTAAAGACTAGAAGCATTCTTTGCAATAGACGAGTGTTGTCAAATTCACCAAGGATATATGGGAAGAGCTGTGACCGGAGGTTAGTAACATAATTTAAAGTACATGTTTTGGTGTACAAATTTTTATCAAGGGTGTACTGAGTTCGAACCGGAGTGGTTTCAAGTGTTGGACAATATTTATTGGAAACCGGTTATTCTGGTTGGGCGGCTACCTAGTAGTATTGGTCCTGTTGGAGGTGAGGATAACGACAAGTGGCGATGGGTGAGGATTGGTTGGACAAGCAGGCGTGAGGGAGTGTGGTATACGTGGCATTTGGGAGCGAAGCGAAATCGAGGCAGGATGAAGTGACTGAGATCGCTTTGGGATTAGAGAAATTGAAGCCTTCGTTTTTGTGGGTGTTGAGGCTTCAGCATGGGCCGTGGGACCCAAATGTGTTGCAGTTACCAGAAGGGTTTGAAGAGCGAACGCAAGTGCGTGGAGTTGTGTGTGCCTCTTGGGCGCCGCAATTGAAGATATTGGGCCATGTGACGGTTGGTGGGTTCTGAACGAGAAGCCATTGGTTCTGTTAACATTTTTGGCAGAGCAATGAGTAAATGCGAGGGTATTGGAGGAGAAGAAAATGGGGTATTGGAGGAGAAGAAAATGGGGTATTGGAGGAGAAGAAAATGGGGTATTTCTGTGCCTAGAAATGAAAGAGATGGATCATTCATGAGTGACTCGATAACTGAGTCAGTGAGGCTGGTTATGgttgaagaagaaggaagaatctATGGGGAAAGAATCAAAGAAATGAAGGACTCATTTGTGAATACAAAAGGACATAATAGGTATATTGATAATCTCCTGCGCAATCTTAAAAGCTCGTTGAAATGTTAATTCGCAAGGTGATGATGGTGTTattatcttttccttttatacGATTATTCGTAATCATAACTTGGTTGAATGCTTGTTTTATGGTTTTACCTagtggaataaaaaatatagtagtagacgttatgaaaaaaataattgtggtttttttttatattatatatgttattatgGTTTaagatcttttttcttttatatgttaTCGAGGTTTAAGATTTTTTCctatttatgtttgtttttgtaatctcaaatatattttttatctataaatagaTTACTCATGTTACAAATAATACgtataattattacttttttttttctaaattttcttcttctctatATTATCTCTATTATTCTActccaaattatattatatttaacatattatttgTATGATTATCTTTCTTCCATGAGTCACCCATAATTGGTATcataattttcaagaaaaagcctcataaaaaatttgatggGAGAAAACTAttcttttaaattcatatttcaaTATCAGATTTTTTCCCATCTCTAATTTCATTATTCATATTAAGTGTTTGGTAGGATATTTTTTGAGTTCTATTTTATTGTgaatttgatcatttaaaaatcttaaagattctatcatataaataaatttttagaatatttattCTCATTAGAAAGGAAAATATAatgcaaaagtaaaaataaaagaataattttctcACTAGAAGtgagaaaataatttcataatggTTGAggcatatatattttattttaatttgattataccAAAAGAAAGTCTTGTTCTCTTGAGTTCATATTTCAAGctaaagaattttcttttttccctatTCATACTATTTGTAAGTATGATGTGCATAGTTATATTGTTCacttaaatatgaaatttatttagATGTAATGTGTCTTGAAGACACTATCCAATaaagaaattcaaaaaattacttttgtaaAAGGTCTCAGAAACTTtatccaagaaagaaattttaataataaattttcttacTATAAGTGATGTAAAAAGTagtgaaaatgaaataatttttctttttcattttcctgaTTATTTATCTCTCAACATTGTATTTCCTGGAGTTTAGATgtattatttgatatttgatgaaGATACTTTgaaagataattatttatttttattattgataacGACACCTCATTGGAATTTCATATACATATGCAGAGTGTGTTTTATAGTACACAATGAATTTAAAAAGCAACTTATTCTCACAACCAAAATGTGAAAAAAGGGTagtacaaaaatgaaaaagaaagaatttatCATTCTTGAAGAATGAGAATAGAAAAAGATGGGTTATTTTTCACCAAAAGTGGGaaatagtgaaaaaaaaaggaaaaatgatttttcttttattcttgaaGAATGTAACATTTtactatttgttaaaattttgatttgtaGATATTAATTTGTCTCAATTTATATGTGATATCCTAACATGATTAATCTTacctataatatttatatatgtgcattTCATTAAAAGGAATATCATTATGATTtcactaattaaatttgataaatattgttaaaatatgattattgGGTATATGCCATCTAAATGATTAGGTAcatatcaattaataatattaaaatatgaaccAAAAGATATATGCATATTCATAAttctttatgataattatttatgatttttttgttagtgTTATTATTGTCGGTAAATATATTCATGTTATATATTGTGTGTTTGTTATATTATgagtataaatatataatatttagaaTCATTAGATGATTGatattgagtaaaaaaaattatcaacattACAAGAAAAATAACCTATACCTACAGACAAAAATtgtcactataaataaaaaatccgtAGGTAAATGTATGATAGACGTTTCCTACGAACATGTTTTCCGTCAACTTTGAGGGACTTATAATGACGGCTAATTGTCTGTCACTATAGGTTTCACCTACTATGTATaatgtgtaggtaaaagtcattaacttctaCTTACATCTCCTAATTGTAGGTAAAAGTCTTTAATATGTACCTATCATCTTCAACTGTAGGTAAATGCATAAAATATCAACTAAAGATACCGCCCATTTGGATAAGCTTTCCTATGGCAAAGAAACACTTTTTCTGCATTGAAAAGTACTGCCCATTTCAGGATTCAGTGGCCAAATTGTCTACCTCTTGAAAATTCTTCTCCTTAGATTTCAATGCCTTTGCTGCTTGGGCCTATTCCCACAAAGAGCCAGctgttgaaaattgaaaatacaaacaaaaccCAAATACTCTTAAAATCATAGTGTACTTACTTGGCAATAGGCAGTAATTAATTCTGGTCTCAAGATACAAAATCGGGAACCAGGTCCAGTATAGTTGGCATCTCGAGGAGTTACTCTCAACAAATCAAGAAGATAATGTCTGATTTGGTTACAAAAAGGGCAAAGCATCATAGCATAAAAGTAGCACAAAAGGAAATAGGTTACCggaaaaaatagatataataaACTAACTAGGAACATTGCAACAGATAACAACTAGAATTAACTTCAAATGTACTAGCATTGAACAACACATTCAACAATAAATAACATACAAAAAAATAGCCAGAACGGAGTTAATACATAAAGGAAACAAATAGATTAGTGATGTTAAAATCAAAATCTTCCTGTAATTGGAAATTATGCCTTTCAAATGAAGCATTAGGAAATTGGCAGAGAGCATGTCACCAACAAAACACAAACTGTAAATAATCAACTAACTCAAAAATAATCAACGAAAAGTTGGAACAATTATAGGAAtcaaaaacacaacaaaataatttatctgcATGCATATACCTGAACTGTGCAATGAGAGATTGTGTCTCTCAAATTGTAATTTGACCTGCTTGAAGTTGACCATTGGACACCATCCATTCTGAAAATATAGACATCTTAAAAATGTGACATTACTATGAAGGAGGAAAAAAAGTGACAGAACTCTTCATTAGCACCACACGTCCACACATGCAGCTGAAACATCTTATTGTGAAGAGAAAATTAATGAACGCTATGTTTTACTATGGAGTTGGAGGAACTTACCCAACAACATAGCAGTGGTGGCCATCAACGTGCCATTTTATTCTGAAACATTTGTAGTAAGTATGATATATTGgagggtttttttaaaaaaataaataataagaactTGATTTAAATACACcattaatataaatgttttttatactaCCATCTAACTATAGATTGTTAAGTATGATTAAATAGTTAAGTTctaaaataagttaataaccACTTTACAAGTTATAATTATACcacataacattttttacacTTACAATTTTGCTTAATCTTGTCATCTTAATATAGTTTTTGGGCATGAAATTAGAGGATTAGATTTCAAATacaatatcaatataatttgaTTGTGACTTGTGAAAACACTAATGTTCCTACCAACCTCAAGCCTCACGATTGAATTGATTTACCCGACATTGCTCAATATCCACTTCACAATCCCCAACCTCAAGCCTCTGCCTGAGAATGTTCCTACCAACATCGCAATCaacaagtaaaataatatataataacaaaaaaataaaaagtattaattaagACAAGATACTCAATAAGATGTACAACAATAGCACTAAGCAAAAGATATAGTAGTAAGCAATTAGAATGGTTTCTCCCAACGGACTATCTTTGTGTAGGCAGACTTGCTTGTGTTTAGCCCAAACCTatacttaaaaaagaaataaacaaaagtaAGCAACATTTGCTCACAAAGACCAATATATTCTCATCAGTACACACTACACACaacaacaagaaaataaaagaattatgaCTTATCAGTCaaataaacactttttttatctaaaacaaCAATGATAAAGTTTGAACCCAAATTCATAAGCATATCTACTATCTACCCACTccgccaacaaaaaaaaaagagactggTTTAATCTAAAAGAAAGGGATTTGTGGAGGGTTAGGGAATCCAACCTAATTTTGTCGGCGGCGCGTGGGGCTCACTGGATTTCGGTGCCGCTGTGGTGACCTCTTCTATGCTCTGCTACACCGAGCACCGCTACTCCAACTGCCACGATTGCTCCTACGACTACAAGGCTGTTGGGAGAAAGGCCATAGCGAGAGAAAACCCTGTCGTGAAGGCCGCGAAGATCGTCAAGGTCTGAAAACCCTAAATCAAAGAACAAAAATCTCCAAGAGATCGAACAAATCGCTGGGAAAAAGAAGGGGATACCacgaaaatgaaataataatctAATAATTGTTTTGCTTCTGAACCCTAAATTGGAGCTGAGCTTTAGTCAGGTTAtagttttactaaaatattttaaaattataatattgttaatttattttaaaacagatGTCAGCATAGACCATGGTGCACAACTTTTAATTAGTATTAGATTAGATTCATTATTTCAGGATAATTTTGTTGTAGTGGCTGTAGGTATAAGTTTTTATAAGGTTTTACCTACACCACATAGTTgtaggtattttttattttttatttacccaGATTTACTTATACTAAAAACTGTAAGTATAAGTCTTTGAATTTAACCTACATTGAATAATGGTaggtaataaaatatttttaaattttacctacactaattcaTGTCTGTACTGTAGGTAAAGGTGTTTGTAGGTATAAGGCATATTCATAAttctttatgataattatttatgatttttttgttagtgTTATTATTGTCGGTAAATATATTCATGTTATATATTGTGTGTTTGTTATATTATgagtataaatatataatatttagaaTCATTAGTTGATTGATattgagtaaaaaaattatcaatgattacgttataatatatatatatatatatatatatatattcataatgGGTTCATGtagtaataatataaaaaaactcaagaaacaTTTGAagggtttattttttatgtataccCATGGAAAAATTAAGTATGAAATTCACTTTTAATTGGCCTTGCTCCATTCCCTAAAGATATTGTAATacatatgtatttttataatttttaaaaatattttattactattatgtaACCTTTAATCATTATTGCTATGGTTACAACTTTTATATAGATAAATGGATTACTTTcggaatattttcttttgacttcATATTCACGTTATTGTTAGAAGACATATTATTTGgtttaaaataattctaaatcaAAGGAAccaacactactaaaaaaaagtattttctacGACTGTCATtagaaaaccgtcttaaaaaataagactatggcatttttgtaaatccCATCTTGTTATACGAAAACGATTTTGAAAACCCATCTTCAAATGAGCCCTTTGACgatgattatttataaaactgtcttagaatccaCCAAATTGAAATAATGTATATGTGGATGGACTTTATATGCCCTTttccaaaatgttttattaaataaatttatatgccAATATATGAACTGCAATGCTTTTAATGGGCAAcaagatttaaattattttaagtttcGTACGCATATGTTATCATCTTTATAAGTGCATTCATTAAGTTATCATtgcatttattatgaaaatttctTTAAAGCTGTGTGATGATCATTATTGAATTCATATAAACTAATTATGATAGTTTTTACATGTATTAAAGTTGCAATGtttctttaaatgattttattggTTTATAAAcatgtatatgtatgtatggtATGCGGTGTGTCTTTTACAATGAGCGAAATCAAGAAAAATATGACTCATACACGACAAGACGTTAATGCTAAATTTGTACTATACATGTTTAATTAGTACAATTGAAAAATGTACCATTATAAACTAGAAGTTTATGaaacaaaataagtttttttctttgtttgccATGACCGGTTAGGCCATTATGAGTTATTATAGAGCAAAAAGTAGTTACAAATTATATGAACACCCATTAAAGATCCAATAGAATCTTTTGTTCAATGATTTCTCATATATTATTTGTTCCCAAGAGTAGTGTTAATAATAATACCATCACTagaaaaattaagaatgaaTTCCTTAAATTTTTAGAATGGATACAAGATAATATTTGTGgaccaattatatattttatggttTAGATTGATGCATTATC from Glycine soja cultivar W05 chromosome 8, ASM419377v2, whole genome shotgun sequence includes:
- the LOC114424136 gene encoding UDP-glycosyltransferase 91C1-like, whose protein sequence is MGEAAYVIGIEIHRNRSQGILGLSQKAYINKVLERFRIKDCSANMAPIVKGCTEFEPEWFQVLDNIYWKPVILVGRLPSSIGPVGGEDNDKWRWDEVTEIALGLEKLKPSFLWVLRLQHGPWDPNVLQLPEGFEERTQVRGVVCASWAPQLKILGHVTVGGF